One Streptococcus gallolyticus subsp. gallolyticus DSM 16831 DNA window includes the following coding sequences:
- the sufD gene encoding Fe-S cluster assembly protein SufD: protein MTKESILNFSQTKAEPLWLQERRLTAFDNIDKLPLPEINRVKFHRWNLGDGTISEDQALANVPDFTALGDNPKLVQVGTQTVLEQLPTDLINKGVIFTDFYTALEEIPDIIEKYFGAARDFKEDKLAAYHTAYFNSAAVLYVPDNVEIEEPIEGLFYQDKASDVPFNKHILIIAGRNSRINYLERFETIGEGDVQATANISVEVIALDDSQVKFSAIDRLGENVTTYISRRARHGKDASVDWALGVMNEGNVIADFDSDLYGNGSHANLKVVAASSGRQVQGVDTRVTNYGCNSIGHILQHGVILERGTLTFNGIGHIIKGAKGADAQQESRVLMLSDKARSDANPILLIDENDVTAGHAASIGQVDPEDMYYLMSRGLDKDTAERLVIRGFLGAVITEIPVKEVRDEMIAVLDRKLENR, encoded by the coding sequence ATGACGAAAGAATCTATCCTAAATTTTTCACAAACAAAGGCAGAACCTTTATGGCTACAAGAACGTCGTTTGACTGCCTTTGATAATATAGATAAATTGCCATTACCTGAAATCAACCGTGTTAAATTTCACCGCTGGAACTTAGGTGATGGGACGATTTCAGAGGACCAAGCACTTGCTAATGTCCCTGATTTCACAGCACTTGGAGACAATCCAAAACTTGTTCAAGTCGGTACACAAACCGTTTTAGAACAATTACCAACTGATTTGATTAATAAAGGTGTTATTTTCACCGATTTCTATACAGCTTTGGAAGAAATTCCTGATATTATTGAAAAGTATTTTGGAGCAGCGCGTGATTTTAAGGAAGATAAGTTAGCTGCTTATCATACCGCTTATTTTAATAGCGCAGCTGTTCTTTACGTTCCTGATAATGTTGAGATTGAAGAGCCAATCGAAGGCTTATTTTATCAAGATAAAGCTAGTGATGTGCCGTTTAACAAGCATATTTTAATCATTGCAGGACGCAATAGTCGCATTAATTATTTGGAACGCTTTGAAACAATTGGTGAGGGTGATGTTCAAGCAACAGCGAATATCAGCGTTGAGGTTATTGCGCTTGATGATAGCCAAGTGAAATTTTCAGCGATTGACCGTCTGGGTGAGAATGTCACAACATACATTAGTCGTCGTGCTCGCCACGGTAAAGATGCTAGTGTCGATTGGGCACTCGGTGTCATGAATGAAGGCAATGTTATCGCTGATTTCGATTCAGATTTGTATGGAAATGGTAGCCATGCCAATCTTAAAGTTGTTGCAGCATCATCAGGACGTCAAGTTCAAGGCGTGGATACACGTGTGACAAACTACGGCTGCAATTCAATTGGTCACATTTTACAACATGGTGTTATTTTAGAACGTGGGACACTGACATTTAACGGTATTGGACATATTATCAAGGGAGCAAAAGGAGCAGATGCGCAACAAGAAAGCCGTGTTTTAATGCTTTCTGATAAAGCACGTTCTGACGCCAATCCAATTTTGTTAATTGATGAAAATGATGTAACGGCAGGTCATGCGGCTTCAATTGGACAAGTTGACCCAGAAGATATGTATTATTTGATGAGTCGTGGACTTGATAAGGATACAGCAGAGCGCTTGGTTATTCGTGGTTTCTTGGGCGCTGTTATTACGGAAATTCCTGTAAAAGAAGTCCGTGATGAAATGATTGCGGTATTAGACCGTAAATTGGAGAATCGTTAG
- a CDS encoding cysteine desulfurase, translating into MSALDAHNIYQDFPILDQIVNDEPLVYLDNAATTQKPQQVLDTLNDYYHKTNANVHRGVHTLAERATAAYEASREKARQFINAKSTKEILFTRGTTTGLNWVARFAEEVLQKDDEVLISIMEHHSNVIPWQEACRKTGAKLVYAYLKDGQLDMADLQSKLSPKTKFVSVAHVSNVLGSIQPVKKIAELAHQVGAYMVVDGAQSAPHMSIDVQNLDCDFFAFSGHKMLGPTGIGVLYGKEELFNQMSPVEFGGEMIDFVYEQEATWKELPWKFEAGTPNIAGAITLGAAIDYLTDIGMDAVYAHEQELVNYVLPKLQAIDGLTVYGPQDPSQHMGVIAFNLDGLHPHDVATALDYEGVAVRAGHHCAQPLITYLGIHSAVRASFYIYNTKEDCDKLVEAILKTKEFFNGTF; encoded by the coding sequence ATGTCAGCATTAGATGCGCATAACATTTATCAAGACTTTCCTATTCTTGACCAAATTGTCAATGATGAACCATTAGTTTACCTTGACAATGCGGCAACAACACAGAAACCACAACAAGTTCTTGATACACTTAACGATTATTACCATAAGACAAATGCCAATGTTCACCGTGGTGTTCATACTTTGGCTGAACGTGCAACGGCTGCTTACGAAGCTAGTCGCGAAAAGGCACGCCAATTTATTAATGCCAAGTCAACAAAAGAAATTCTTTTCACACGAGGCACTACAACTGGACTAAACTGGGTAGCACGTTTTGCAGAAGAAGTGCTCCAAAAAGACGATGAAGTTCTCATTTCAATCATGGAACACCATTCTAATGTCATTCCATGGCAAGAAGCTTGCCGTAAAACGGGAGCAAAATTAGTCTACGCTTACCTCAAAGACGGACAACTTGACATGGCAGACTTGCAAAGCAAATTGTCACCCAAAACAAAATTTGTTAGTGTTGCCCACGTTTCAAATGTCCTTGGTTCAATTCAACCTGTCAAAAAAATAGCAGAGCTAGCTCACCAAGTTGGGGCATATATGGTTGTTGACGGTGCGCAATCAGCACCTCACATGAGCATTGATGTTCAAAATTTGGACTGCGATTTCTTTGCTTTTTCGGGACATAAAATGCTAGGACCAACGGGTATTGGTGTCCTTTATGGTAAAGAAGAATTGTTTAATCAAATGTCACCAGTCGAATTTGGTGGCGAAATGATTGATTTTGTCTATGAACAAGAGGCAACATGGAAAGAATTACCATGGAAGTTTGAAGCAGGAACACCCAATATTGCGGGGGCTATTACTTTGGGAGCAGCTATTGATTACTTAACCGATATTGGTATGGACGCCGTATATGCTCACGAACAAGAATTAGTAAATTACGTCCTTCCGAAATTGCAAGCTATTGATGGTTTGACGGTTTACGGACCACAAGACCCAAGTCAACACATGGGAGTAATTGCCTTTAACTTAGATGGCTTACACCCACATGATGTGGCAACGGCACTAGATTATGAAGGTGTCGCTGTGCGTGCAGGACACCATTGTGCACAACCATTGATTACTTATCTTGGTATTCATTCAGCGGTGCGTGCAAGTTTTTATATCTATAATACGAAAGAAGATTGTGATAAACTGGTAGAAGCAATTCTTAAAACAAAGGAGTTTTTCAATGGCACTTTCTAG
- the sufU gene encoding Fe-S cluster assembly sulfur transfer protein SufU, which produces MALSRLDSLYMAVVSDHSKSPHHHGKLEDVDQVNLNNPTCGDVISLSVKFDGDRISDIAFAGDGCTISTASSSMMTDAVIGKTKGEALELAEIFSKMVQGEKDDAQKRLGEASFLAGVSKFPQRIKCSTLAWNALKKAIENDSKD; this is translated from the coding sequence ATGGCACTTTCTAGATTAGATAGTCTTTATATGGCGGTAGTTTCTGACCACTCCAAAAGTCCACATCACCATGGAAAATTAGAAGATGTTGACCAAGTCAATCTTAACAATCCAACTTGTGGCGATGTGATTTCTTTATCAGTGAAGTTTGACGGTGATCGTATTTCGGATATCGCCTTTGCAGGTGATGGTTGTACCATTTCGACAGCTTCATCAAGCATGATGACAGATGCCGTTATCGGTAAAACAAAAGGAGAAGCACTTGAACTGGCTGAGATTTTTTCTAAAATGGTTCAAGGTGAAAAAGATGACGCTCAAAAAAGACTAGGCGAAGCTAGTTTTTTAGCAGGGGTTTCAAAATTTCCACAGCGAATCAAGTGTTCAACACTTGCTTGGAATGCTCTGAAAAAAGCTATTGAAAACGATAGTAAGGATTAG
- the sufB gene encoding Fe-S cluster assembly protein SufB, giving the protein MPEKNEKVTPKPIDIGDYQFGFHDDVTPIFSTGKGISEAVVREMSAEKGEPEWMLEFRLKSLEIFNKMPMQDWGPDLSDINFDEINYYQKASDRPARSWDDVPDKIKETFERIGIPEAERAYLAGASAQYESEVVYHNMKDEYDKLGIIFTDTDSALKEYPDLFKKYFAKLVPPTDNKLAALNSAFWSGGTFIYVPKGVKVDIPLQTYFRINNEATGQFERTLIIVDEGASVHYVEGCTAPNYSSASLHAAIVEIFALEGSYMRYSTIQNWSDNVYNLVTKRATAKKNATVEWIDGNLGAKTTMKYPSVYLDGEGARGTMLSIAFANKGQHQDTGAKMIHNAPHTSSSIVSKSIAKGGGKVDYRGQVTFNKESKKSVSHIECDTIIMDDISRSDTIPFNEIHNSQVALEHEAKVSKISEEQLYYLMSRGLSEQEATEMIVMGFVEPFTKELPMEYAVELNRLISYEMEGSVG; this is encoded by the coding sequence ATGCCTGAAAAAAATGAAAAAGTAACCCCAAAGCCAATTGATATCGGTGATTATCAATTTGGTTTTCATGACGATGTAACGCCTATTTTTTCGACAGGAAAAGGAATCAGCGAAGCTGTTGTTCGTGAAATGTCAGCAGAAAAAGGCGAACCAGAATGGATGCTTGAGTTCCGCTTGAAATCATTGGAAATTTTCAATAAAATGCCAATGCAAGATTGGGGACCTGATTTGTCAGACATTAATTTTGATGAGATTAATTATTATCAAAAAGCTTCTGACAGACCAGCACGTTCATGGGACGATGTTCCAGATAAAATTAAAGAAACGTTTGAACGTATCGGAATTCCTGAAGCCGAACGTGCCTACCTTGCAGGAGCGTCAGCTCAGTACGAATCAGAAGTCGTTTATCATAACATGAAAGATGAGTACGATAAGTTAGGAATCATTTTCACAGATACGGATTCTGCTTTGAAAGAGTATCCTGACCTCTTCAAAAAATATTTTGCCAAACTAGTTCCGCCAACGGATAACAAATTAGCAGCTTTGAATTCAGCGTTTTGGTCAGGTGGAACATTCATCTACGTGCCAAAAGGGGTTAAGGTCGATATTCCTTTGCAAACTTATTTCCGTATTAACAATGAAGCAACAGGGCAATTCGAACGAACATTGATTATCGTTGATGAGGGGGCAAGCGTTCATTATGTCGAAGGATGTACCGCACCAAATTATTCATCAGCAAGTCTGCATGCTGCTATCGTTGAAATTTTTGCACTTGAAGGCAGTTATATGCGTTATTCAACGATTCAAAACTGGTCAGACAACGTGTATAACTTGGTAACAAAACGTGCCACAGCCAAGAAAAATGCAACTGTTGAATGGATTGACGGTAACCTTGGTGCGAAAACAACCATGAAATACCCATCTGTTTACCTTGACGGCGAAGGTGCGCGTGGCACAATGTTGTCAATTGCTTTTGCTAATAAAGGGCAACACCAAGACACAGGTGCAAAAATGATTCACAATGCACCACACACCTCATCTTCGATTGTTTCAAAATCCATTGCCAAAGGTGGCGGAAAAGTTGACTATCGTGGTCAAGTGACTTTCAATAAGGAATCTAAAAAATCAGTTAGTCATATTGAATGTGATACCATTATCATGGATGATATTTCACGTTCAGATACCATTCCTTTCAACGAAATTCACAATTCACAAGTTGCACTTGAGCATGAAGCTAAAGTTTCAAAAATCTCAGAAGAACAACTTTATTATCTTATGAGCCGAGGGCTTTCAGAACAAGAAGCAACAGAGATGATTGTTATGGGATTTGTTGAACCATTCACAAAAGAATTACCAATGGAATACGCCGTTGAACTTAATCGATTGATTAGTTATGAAATGGAAGGTTCTGTTGGGTAA
- the pbp3 gene encoding D-alanyl-D-alanine carboxypeptidase PBP3, with amino-acid sequence MKKIFAFFAIFLTFLAVGSKVSADDDFDVAAEHAIAVEATTGKVLYEKDATTPDGIASMTKILTVYLVYKAIDEGKLSWDTKVSISDYAYDLTANSDASNVPMEAREYTVEQLVNAAMVASANSAAIALAEQIGGTESKFVDMMKAQLEEWGITDATIVNASGLNNSYLGDNIYPGSSSTDENMMSARDVAIIAQHLITEYPDILKITSQTTADFDGTTMNTYNYMLEGMPYERSGVDGLKTGTTELAGASFVATSTENGMRIISVVMNADGWEDDEYARFEATNDLLDYVKSNYEMVTLVKAGKSYQSSKATINDGKAKSVAAVASEDLKVVRRINTDVSADFSTNADGYDAPITKGQKVGTITYNDTQIVGTGYLDSEPSVTAVAKTDVDRSIFFKVWWNHFVTFVNEKL; translated from the coding sequence ATGAAGAAGATTTTTGCGTTTTTTGCAATTTTTCTGACTTTTCTTGCAGTAGGAAGCAAAGTTAGCGCAGATGATGATTTTGATGTAGCTGCCGAACACGCTATTGCTGTTGAAGCTACCACAGGAAAAGTATTATATGAAAAAGATGCAACCACACCTGACGGCATTGCATCTATGACTAAGATTTTAACTGTTTACTTAGTTTATAAAGCTATTGATGAAGGAAAACTTTCTTGGGATACCAAAGTTTCTATTTCAGATTATGCTTATGATTTAACAGCGAATTCTGATGCTAGTAATGTCCCTATGGAAGCACGCGAATATACGGTTGAACAACTTGTAAATGCAGCAATGGTCGCTAGTGCAAACAGCGCAGCCATTGCCCTTGCGGAACAAATCGGCGGTACTGAAAGTAAATTTGTCGATATGATGAAAGCACAATTGGAAGAATGGGGCATCACAGACGCCACAATCGTCAATGCTTCTGGTCTTAATAATAGCTATCTTGGTGACAATATCTACCCAGGTTCAAGTTCGACCGATGAAAATATGATGAGTGCTCGAGATGTTGCTATTATCGCTCAACACTTAATCACTGAATATCCTGATATTTTAAAAATCACAAGTCAAACAACTGCTGACTTTGATGGCACTACGATGAATACCTACAACTATATGTTAGAAGGTATGCCATATGAACGCTCAGGGGTTGACGGTCTTAAAACAGGTACGACAGAATTAGCTGGCGCTTCTTTTGTGGCTACTTCAACTGAAAATGGTATGCGTATTATTTCTGTTGTTATGAATGCAGATGGTTGGGAAGATGATGAATACGCTCGTTTTGAAGCAACAAATGACTTGCTAGATTATGTCAAATCAAACTATGAAATGGTGACACTTGTTAAAGCAGGGAAATCTTACCAAAGTAGTAAAGCTACGATTAATGACGGTAAAGCAAAATCAGTTGCTGCTGTCGCTTCTGAAGATTTAAAAGTTGTCCGTCGTATTAATACTGATGTTTCTGCTGATTTTTCAACTAATGCAGACGGCTATGATGCTCCTATTACTAAAGGGCAAAAAGTTGGAACCATTACTTATAATGACACCCAAATTGTAGGAACTGGTTATCTTGATTCTGAACCAAGCGTAACTGCGGTTGCTAAGACAGATGTTGATAGAAGTATTTTCTTCAAGGTATGGTGGAACCATTTCGTTACTTTTGTTAATGAAAAACTTTAA
- a CDS encoding peptide ABC transporter substrate-binding protein: MLLKSKTWKRIGLGAVTLVSAAVLAACGGSSSSSSSSSDEINWYVPTEISTLDISKVTDTYSSIAIGNSGSNLLRRDEDGNLQPDLAESVEVSDDGLTYTATLRDNLKWSDGSDLTAEDFVYTWQRIVDPSTASEYAYLVSDAHVLNAEEVIAGTKSVDELGVKADGNKVIFTLSSPSPQFESLLSFANFMPQSKEFVEEQGDDYGTTSDNALYSGPYTVEDWDGTSGTFTLVKNKYYWDADNVKTKKVNVQTVKKADTAVQMYKDGELDTASISGTDAIYNANKNRDDVVDVPEATTAYMVYNESGSTEALTNTKIRQALNLATDREGIVKAAIDTGSTAANALVPTGLETLPDGTDLSDYVAADYSYDEDEAAKLFKEGLAELGTDSITLTITADSDNAVAKAAVDYIKQTWENALPGLTIEEKFVTFKQRLQDSKNQNFDIVVSLWGGDYPEGSTFYGLFTSTSSYNYGQISDAAYDAAYQKALTTDALDPAAAAEDYKTAEAELYNNAHYNPLYFRSTKSLQNPSIKGLVRNSTGLQVDFTYAYKED; encoded by the coding sequence GTGTTATTAAAAAGTAAAACATGGAAACGCATTGGCTTGGGGGCGGTTACGCTAGTTTCTGCAGCTGTTTTGGCAGCTTGTGGGGGTAGCAGTTCATCGTCATCTTCAAGCAGTGATGAAATTAATTGGTATGTGCCAACAGAAATTAGCACTTTGGATATTTCAAAAGTTACAGATACTTATTCGTCAATTGCTATTGGTAACTCAGGAAGTAACCTTCTTCGTCGTGATGAAGATGGTAATTTACAACCTGACTTAGCTGAAAGCGTTGAGGTATCTGATGACGGTTTGACATATACAGCAACATTACGCGACAATTTAAAATGGTCTGACGGTAGCGATTTGACTGCTGAAGACTTCGTTTATACATGGCAACGTATTGTTGATCCATCAACAGCTTCAGAGTATGCTTATCTTGTATCAGATGCGCACGTTTTAAACGCTGAAGAAGTTATTGCAGGAACTAAAAGTGTTGACGAACTAGGCGTTAAAGCTGACGGAAATAAAGTCATCTTTACATTGTCTAGCCCATCACCACAATTTGAAAGTCTTCTTTCATTTGCAAACTTTATGCCACAAAGCAAAGAGTTTGTTGAAGAACAAGGAGATGATTACGGAACAACTTCTGACAACGCTTTGTACTCAGGACCATATACTGTTGAAGATTGGGATGGTACGAGCGGAACATTCACACTTGTGAAAAACAAATATTATTGGGATGCTGATAACGTTAAAACTAAAAAAGTAAACGTTCAAACTGTTAAGAAAGCTGACACAGCCGTACAAATGTATAAAGACGGTGAGCTTGATACAGCTAGCATTTCAGGAACAGATGCAATCTATAACGCTAATAAAAACCGCGATGATGTTGTAGATGTTCCAGAAGCAACAACAGCTTACATGGTTTACAATGAATCCGGTTCAACAGAAGCTTTGACAAATACAAAAATTCGTCAAGCACTTAACTTGGCAACTGACCGTGAAGGTATTGTAAAAGCAGCTATTGATACAGGTTCTACGGCAGCTAATGCTTTGGTTCCAACAGGACTTGAAACATTACCTGACGGAACTGACTTGTCTGATTATGTTGCTGCTGATTACAGCTATGATGAAGACGAAGCTGCAAAACTCTTCAAAGAAGGTTTGGCAGAGCTTGGTACTGACTCAATTACATTGACAATCACAGCTGATTCAGATAACGCTGTTGCTAAAGCTGCAGTTGACTATATTAAACAAACATGGGAAAATGCTCTACCAGGTTTGACAATTGAAGAAAAATTCGTCACTTTCAAACAACGTCTGCAAGACTCTAAGAATCAAAACTTTGATATTGTAGTATCGCTTTGGGGTGGTGACTATCCAGAAGGTTCTACTTTCTACGGATTGTTTACTTCAACATCTTCATACAACTATGGTCAAATTTCTGATGCTGCCTACGATGCTGCTTACCAAAAAGCTCTTACAACAGATGCTTTAGATCCAGCTGCAGCAGCTGAAGATTATAAGACAGCGGAAGCAGAGCTTTATAACAATGCTCACTATAACCCACTTTACTTCCGCAGTACAAAATCACTTCAAAACCCATCAATCAAGGGACTTGTTCGTAATTCTACTGGATTACAAGTTGACTTTACATACGCTTATAAAGAGGATTAA
- a CDS encoding ABC transporter permease codes for MVKYILKRVAILLVTLWVVVTLSFFLMQVMPGTPYNNPKLTDEMIALMNKQYGLDKPVWQQYLTYLWNVLHGDFGTSYQSINQPVSRLISQRLGVSIQLGVQALVIGLIAGILVGAASARNKNNWIDGVLSVISTLGISVPSFIIGLFLLVLLGFKWSLFPLAGWGTFAQTVMPSIALAIPVFAQVTRFFRGQMIETLSSDYIQLATAKGLTKRQVTRKHAYRNSMIPVLTLVGPMAANLLTGSALIEQIFSIPGIGQQFVTSIPAKDYPVIMGTTIVYAMMLMVAILVTDIATSIVDPRVRLQ; via the coding sequence ATGGTAAAATACATTCTTAAACGTGTTGCGATTCTGCTTGTAACACTCTGGGTCGTGGTTACCCTGTCGTTTTTCCTCATGCAAGTTATGCCTGGGACACCTTACAATAACCCAAAACTAACTGATGAGATGATTGCTCTAATGAACAAACAATATGGTTTGGATAAGCCAGTATGGCAACAATACCTTACTTATCTTTGGAATGTTCTTCACGGTGACTTTGGTACAAGTTACCAATCAATTAACCAACCAGTATCACGTTTGATTTCACAACGTTTGGGTGTTTCTATCCAACTTGGTGTTCAAGCACTTGTTATTGGACTTATTGCTGGTATTTTGGTTGGTGCTGCTTCAGCACGTAACAAAAATAACTGGATTGACGGTGTCCTTAGTGTCATCTCAACATTAGGTATTTCTGTGCCTTCATTCATTATCGGTCTTTTCCTTTTGGTACTTCTTGGTTTCAAATGGAGCTTATTCCCACTTGCTGGTTGGGGAACATTTGCACAGACTGTCATGCCATCAATTGCCTTGGCAATTCCAGTATTTGCTCAAGTAACACGTTTCTTCAGGGGACAAATGATTGAAACATTGAGTTCAGATTATATCCAATTAGCAACTGCTAAAGGGTTGACTAAACGTCAAGTAACTCGTAAGCACGCTTACCGTAACTCAATGATTCCAGTATTAACTTTGGTTGGACCTATGGCGGCAAACCTTTTGACAGGTTCAGCATTGATTGAACAAATTTTCTCAATTCCAGGAATTGGTCAACAATTTGTCACATCTATTCCAGCTAAAGACTACCCAGTAATCATGGGGACAACTATTGTATATGCAATGATGTTGATGGTTGCCATTTTGGTAACAGATATTGCAACAAGTATCGTTGACCCTCGTGTACGCTTGCAGTAA
- a CDS encoding ABC transporter permease, with product MAEKNREFKLVGVGSASSQEKIEKPALSFMQDAWRRLKKNKLAVVSMWFLAILIVFSMISVVLVPRDDANAFNTKEVTTYRNLPPKISDNLPFWNGTITYSGNTEATDVYADQGVPEGTKFILGTDNLGRSIAKRIIVGVRISLLIAIVATLIDLLIGVTYGLISGYVGGKVDMIMQRIIEVISSIPNLVIVTMLGLLLGNGVTSIIISIAIVGWTSMARQVRNLTLSYREQEFVLAARSLGESAPKIAFKHILPNISGIIIVQIMMTVPSAIMYEAVLSAINLGVKPPTASLGSLITDAQEYLQYYPYQVILPALALVLISLAFILLGDGLRDAFDPKSGDR from the coding sequence ATGGCAGAAAAAAATAGAGAATTTAAACTTGTTGGCGTTGGTTCAGCCAGCTCACAAGAAAAAATCGAAAAGCCTGCTCTTTCTTTCATGCAAGATGCTTGGCGTCGTTTGAAAAAAAATAAATTAGCTGTCGTTTCAATGTGGTTCTTGGCTATCTTGATTGTCTTTTCAATGATTTCAGTCGTTTTAGTTCCGCGTGATGATGCTAATGCATTTAACACAAAAGAAGTTACGACATATCGTAACCTTCCACCAAAAATTAGTGATAATCTTCCATTCTGGAATGGTACAATTACTTATTCTGGAAATACAGAAGCAACAGATGTTTATGCTGACCAAGGTGTACCAGAAGGAACAAAATTCATTTTAGGTACTGATAATTTGGGACGTAGTATCGCCAAACGTATTATTGTCGGTGTTCGTATTTCCCTTCTTATCGCAATCGTAGCTACTTTGATTGACCTCTTGATTGGTGTAACATACGGTTTAATTTCAGGTTATGTCGGTGGTAAAGTCGATATGATTATGCAACGTATCATTGAAGTTATTTCATCAATTCCTAACTTGGTTATTGTAACAATGCTAGGACTTTTGCTTGGTAATGGTGTCACATCAATCATCATTTCAATCGCTATCGTCGGTTGGACTTCAATGGCTCGTCAAGTGCGTAACTTAACACTTTCTTATCGTGAACAAGAGTTTGTCCTTGCAGCTCGTTCATTGGGTGAAAGTGCGCCAAAAATTGCCTTTAAACATATTCTTCCAAACATTTCAGGGATTATTATTGTTCAAATCATGATGACAGTTCCAAGTGCCATCATGTACGAAGCTGTTCTTTCAGCTATCAACCTTGGGGTGAAACCACCTACAGCATCACTTGGTTCATTGATTACTGATGCCCAAGAATATTTACAATATTACCCTTATCAAGTTATTTTACCAGCCCTTGCTTTGGTATTGATCTCACTTGCTTTCATCTTATTAGGTGATGGACTTCGTGATGCATTCGATCCAAAATCTGGTGATCGTTAG
- a CDS encoding ABC transporter ATP-binding protein translates to MTEETILQVKNLRVDFHTYAGEIKAIRDVSFDLKEGETLAIVGESGSGKSVTTKTLMGLSASNAEVTGDIDFKGKKLTELKEDEWIKVRGNEIAMIFQDPMTSLDPTMKIGQQIAEPIMIHEKVSKQEALKRALELMKNVGIPNAEEHINDYPHQWSGGMRQRAVIAIALAANPDILIADEPTTALDVTIQAQILNLMKQIQKERGSSIVFITHDLGVVAGMADRVAVMYAGKIIEYGTVDEVFYNPQHPYTWGLLNSMPTTDTEAGSLQSIPGTPPDLLNPPKGDAFAPRNEFALDIDYEEEPPMFKVSDTHFAATWLLDERAPKVTPPLPIQKRWAKWKELEGRKA, encoded by the coding sequence ATGACTGAAGAAACAATTTTACAAGTTAAAAACCTCCGTGTAGATTTCCATACCTATGCTGGGGAAATTAAAGCTATTCGTGATGTCAGCTTTGACTTAAAAGAAGGTGAAACGCTTGCCATTGTTGGTGAGTCAGGTTCAGGTAAATCTGTAACAACAAAAACGTTGATGGGCTTGTCAGCTTCAAATGCAGAAGTTACAGGAGACATCGATTTCAAAGGTAAAAAATTAACAGAATTAAAAGAAGACGAATGGATTAAGGTTCGTGGAAATGAAATTGCAATGATTTTCCAAGACCCTATGACAAGTCTTGATCCAACAATGAAAATTGGTCAACAAATTGCTGAACCAATTATGATTCATGAAAAAGTTTCTAAACAAGAAGCTTTAAAACGTGCTTTGGAACTCATGAAAAATGTCGGTATTCCAAATGCAGAAGAACATATTAATGATTATCCGCACCAATGGTCAGGTGGTATGCGTCAACGTGCTGTTATTGCGATTGCCTTGGCAGCAAACCCAGATATTTTGATTGCTGATGAACCTACAACAGCCTTGGACGTAACCATTCAAGCACAAATTTTGAATTTGATGAAACAAATTCAAAAAGAACGTGGTTCATCAATCGTCTTTATCACACATGACCTTGGTGTTGTTGCGGGTATGGCTGATCGTGTTGCTGTTATGTATGCTGGTAAGATTATTGAATATGGAACAGTAGATGAAGTATTCTATAACCCACAACATCCATATACTTGGGGGCTTTTGAATTCAATGCCAACAACTGATACTGAAGCAGGAAGCCTTCAATCTATCCCAGGGACACCGCCAGATCTCCTTAATCCACCAAAAGGTGATGCTTTTGCACCACGTAACGAGTTTGCTTTAGATATTGATTACGAAGAAGAACCACCAATGTTTAAAGTTAGTGATACGCATTTTGCAGCTACATGGTTGTTAGATGAACGTGCACCTAAAGTAACACCACCATTACCAATTCAAAAACGTTGGGCAAAATGGAAAGAACTTGAAGGGAGAAAAGCTTGA